One genomic segment of candidate division KSB1 bacterium includes these proteins:
- a CDS encoding tail fiber domain-containing protein — MKPRIELTAAAYSLNSRTVMDNSVSAAKIQDGAVTSAKLADNAVSTAKIQKGAVTQAKLDAGVMLPPGGQAGGDLTGAYPNPTLADGVVTSANLADNVVTAAKIAIGQVVKSILVDNTSLKDDITLAGGANVTITAAADTITISAEGGGADADWTISGNDMYSAVSGNVGIGDTSPDDKLDVINTGSGTAFSASTNGTGQAGSFHIRNPGNTFPALFAQTNGSGSALEGKTFGTGRAGSFQIENENNNRPAIEATTNGSGAAFSASTNGTYRAGSFHISNPGNNSSALFTSTDGTGEAGLFRINNTSNSQAALFAITNGSGSALNGKTFGTGRAGFFQIVNENNSRPAIEATTNGSGPAGRFNGDVEVTGAIKSGNSITIDGTGDGSSEIKTDNNNLNITNFDGNISFFTRRPIAEGGGALRRMIIAQDNGNVGVGRNPTVNKLEIEGSASKTTAGDWLANSDARIKTDIQEIANSLETINRLRPVKFRYTQEYRAKHPSIKERYYYNFIAQEFRELFPESVQDDGTGYLQVDTYNVRPYLVGAVQELSKIVEALQGENETLQESNEKLKAKIDKTESEMNELKSKMAQFEVALQHLTAVTGTKEISRIATSKSLVFSNAK, encoded by the coding sequence TTGAAACCTCGGATTGAACTCACAGCCGCAGCTTACAGCCTGAATTCCAGAACCGTAATGGACAACTCCGTAAGCGCCGCCAAGATTCAGGATGGCGCGGTCACCAGCGCCAAGCTTGCCGACAACGCCGTCAGCACAGCCAAAATTCAGAAGGGTGCGGTCACCCAGGCTAAATTAGATGCTGGCGTGATGTTGCCCCCTGGTGGGCAAGCCGGTGGGGATTTAACCGGCGCCTACCCGAATCCAACTCTTGCCGATGGTGTAGTTACCAGCGCCAATCTTGCCGACAATGTGGTAACCGCCGCCAAGATTGCCATTGGCCAGGTGGTGAAGAGCATTTTGGTGGACAATACCTCATTAAAGGATGATATCACCCTTGCTGGCGGGGCTAATGTGACGATTACGGCGGCTGCCGACACCATCACCATATCGGCCGAGGGCGGCGGCGCCGATGCCGATTGGACCATTTCAGGTAATGATATGTATTCTGCGGTCTCCGGTAACGTCGGCATTGGGGACACGAGTCCGGATGATAAACTGGACGTGATCAACACTGGCAGCGGCACTGCGTTCAGCGCGTCTACAAACGGCACCGGTCAAGCAGGAAGCTTCCACATTCGTAACCCCGGCAACACCTTCCCTGCGCTCTTTGCACAGACCAATGGCAGCGGGTCTGCGTTAGAGGGTAAAACATTTGGTACGGGAAGAGCGGGGTCCTTCCAAATCGAAAACGAAAACAACAACCGTCCTGCGATTGAAGCAACAACCAACGGCAGCGGCGCTGCGTTCAGCGCGTCTACCAACGGCACCTATCGAGCAGGAAGCTTCCACATCAGTAATCCCGGCAACAATAGCAGTGCGCTCTTCACCAGCACCGACGGTACTGGTGAAGCCGGACTTTTCCGCATCAACAACACAAGCAACAGCCAGGCAGCCCTCTTCGCTATAACGAACGGCAGCGGGTCTGCGTTAAACGGTAAAACATTTGGTACGGGAAGAGCGGGATTCTTCCAAATCGTAAACGAAAACAACAGCCGTCCTGCGATTGAAGCCACGACCAACGGCAGCGGTCCCGCGGGACGTTTCAATGGCGACGTCGAGGTAACTGGCGCCATTAAGAGTGGCAACTCCATCACCATAGATGGGACTGGTGACGGAAGTAGTGAAATAAAGACAGATAACAATAACTTGAACATTACTAATTTTGACGGGAATATATCGTTTTTTACACGTAGACCAATAGCAGAAGGGGGGGGCGCTCTTAGGCGGATGATAATTGCACAGGATAATGGCAACGTCGGCGTTGGAAGAAACCCAACGGTAAATAAGCTAGAGATCGAAGGCAGCGCTTCCAAGACCACGGCTGGCGATTGGCTGGCCAACTCTGACGCCCGTATTAAGACAGATATACAAGAGATAGCAAATTCCCTTGAAACCATCAACCGTCTCCGTCCGGTAAAATTTCGCTACACCCAAGAATACAGAGCCAAACACCCAAGTATAAAAGAGAGATACTATTACAACTTCATAGCTCAAGAGTTTAGAGAGCTGTTCCCTGAAAGTGTGCAAGATGATGGTACAGGCTACCTTCAAGTAGATACATACAATGTGAGGCCCTACCTAGTGGGCGCTGTACAGGAGTTGAGTAAGATAGTGGAAGCGCTGCAAGGGGAGAACGAGACATTACAAGAAAGTAATGAAAAATTGAAAGCTAAAATTGATAAAACAGAATCGGAAATGAATGAATTAAAATCCAAGATGGCTCAATTTGAAGTTGCTTTACAACATCTTACAGCGGTAACAGGTACAAAGGAAATTAGTAGAATCGCAACAAGCAAGAGTTTAGTTTTCAGCAACGCAAAGTAG